The Hordeum vulgare subsp. vulgare chromosome 7H, MorexV3_pseudomolecules_assembly, whole genome shotgun sequence DNA window cacacacatacacacacaaaaaGGAAACTTATTACCATTCCATACATGCAGCTAGATAGAGGCCCAAATGTAAATTACTATGGCCTACAAAAGATGGACCAGTAGTTCAGCAGGACAGAATTCATCGTAAGAACACCATACCACGTTGGTTATAACATCAAAGGTGTTATCGTAGAAATGAAGCTTCGGGTTCAGATTGAGGTCTTGCACAACATACTCTTTGAAAACCTATTATCACCAGAATACAAGAAGAGAGTTGCCAAAAAACATTAGGGTTGGTGTACCAGCCGAAATAAAAACATTAGGGTTGCAAGACGTGTTAATAGTACAAACAACCATTTCTAGCAGAGTACACGTAGAGTGTCATGTTTACAACTTTTTGCCACGGCCCCAATTTGAGCCCTCAACTAGACTCAATAGTTAATGAACACATACATATATATCCAAATGAAGAAAATCACACTAATTTAGTAAAACCAAATTTATATCTGGAAGAAATGAAATTACTATATCGTATCCAATTACTATGCTTCAGTTATAGACAGAGAGTGATTGAACTGTCTATCTTAACTTTTATCCTATTAGCACCAGAAAAGGTTTCTTTGTCTGAACAGCCATTTCTTCTGTAGCAACATAGATACTACATATACTACAGTCATCATAAGTCATATGACTACTATCTCAAAAACCATCAGGAGAATCAAAATGCAGCATAACTCACCAACTGAGTCAACTGTTGCTCaatccaaaataaaataaaaaccaagCCATGTTGCTCAATCCAAAACAAAATACAAATCAAGGCCATGTTGCTCAATCCATAATGCTTTAACAGCTCTTGCTGTAATCTTGTAACTGAAAAAGAGAATAGCAGACCAAATGTCCAAAATCGCAATAATTAGTAAGGAAGCGGTACCGGATTCTTCTTCAGCTCGTCTTCATTCATACCCATCCCTACGATATTCTCTTGCTTGTACCCAGCTGGATAATGGCTCACCTAGATAAAGCGGAAACCAGTAAGCCACTTGGCAAGACGTTGAGATGAACATGGTAACATGCGAACTCCAAATTCCTACCCACCCAGCTACTGCACATGTCCAGGATGGCCACGCCATGAGTGTTGCTTGCAGGAAGGgattgcgagtagtactttgtgaGCGCCCTGATTGCTTGGTCATCAATGTGCGTCACAAAACGGGGAGCTAAGTAGAACTTAGTATCTCATGACTTGCCAAGTAGCAAGAACGCATCATACATCATCGGGGCATCAGATCATACAAATAAAATAGGAAGATATAGTAATATGTGTTAATATCATCAGTATGTTCCAACTTCACATGGATGCACATATTGCATGCCTGATAAATGAAAGGAAATGtctaaaactagagccgttttttCATTTCAGAACAAATAGAACGAAAGCTATGCACTTCAGTATCCTGCATGCCACCATAAACATGATCTAAAACTGCAGCAAGTTTATGCTCTAACTCTAAGGATGTAGAGAGTAGAAAGACCAGAAGGCTCTTACCTTGTCAAGAGCCAATACTTTGGCAGAGAAGCAGCCACAATGGCAAGATGTCCAAGCCCAGAGCAAAAGGGCATACATATATGCAGATGCGCACCATACCAGCTGACACTTGTGGGTCTTGTTCTTGGAGTGCCATCATAATGGAATTTGTAGCAGCAAACAATCAACAAAATTCAGAGAGGCACATAACGGAATTCTAATATACTGAATTTGTAGCAGCAACCAAGAACTCAATAAAATTCAGagaggcacataacaaaattctAATATACTGAATttgtagcagcaagcaagaactCAAAAAATTCAGAGAGGCAAATAGCAGTATTCTAATAtactgacaaattacgacaggcATGTAACTAGTTTCTGCAACTGAATttgtagcagcaagcaagcacTCAAACAAAATTCAGATAGACATGTAGCAAACTTCTGCAACTGTATTTTAAGCAGCAAGCAAGTAAGCAAATTAGTTGGTGAGCAATGCAATGTCTATCCCATTCAGAAGTCAGAAGCAGAGCAGGTATGTTgtctgacagcagtagcaacactgaACAAAATAAATTCTGATGACACGCATGTAACCAATTCTGATGACTTCTGCAACCCATTTCTGATGACAGCGCCGAGGGAGTGGCCCGTTTAGTCGGGGTACCGGTCGAGGAGGTCCCGGAGCAGGTCGCACTCCTTGTCGAGCACGCAGTCAGCGGCCCGGAGGAGGCCGTTGTGGACGTAGCCGCCGTCGAAGCGGCGCTTGCCGAGGCGGTTGTCAAGGAGCGGCGCGTAGTCGGACTCGCGGCCGAGGTTGAGGCCCCCGGTGTCGGCGTAGGTGCGGCTGCGCACGACGTTGGAGGGGTCGAGGAGCGGGGCGGCGAGGTCGGTCTCGTAGTTGGCCATGACGAGGCGGCACATCCGCCGGATGGGCGCGAAGTCAGAGGTGGCGGCGTGGCCCCAGGTGGCGCTGTCGTGGTAGCCGGTGTGGACGCACCGCTTCCACGCCCACCGCGCGAACCCCAGGAAGTAGACGCACTCCAGCAGCGGCAGCCCAC harbors:
- the LOC123408596 gene encoding uncharacterized protein LOC123408596 produces the protein MVRICIYVCPFALGLDILPLWLLLCQNTKFYLAPRFVTHIDDQAIRALTKYYSQSLPASNTHGVAILDMCSSWVSHYPAGYKQENIVGMGMNEDELKKNPVFKEYVVQDLNLNPKLHFYDNTFDVITNVVSVDYLTKPMDVFKEMRRILEPSGLAIMGYIHLDINW